Proteins encoded in a region of the Cloacibacillus sp. genome:
- the modB gene encoding molybdate ABC transporter permease subunit produces MDWFPLYNSLRIAGISTVITFFSGICAAYYISRAPRFAKGVLDCVLTLPLVLPPTVVGFFLLMMLGPLGPVGSFMLEAFNVRLTMTWYSAIFATAIVSFPLMYRTVRGAFDGFDKTLIYSARTLGLSDTFIFWRVLLPNCRDGIIAATVLAFARALGEYGATTMITGYIPGRTATISTTVYQLWREGNDALAYKWVAVNLVISFIVLVAVNMLETSFRQPKGRAAGQSLTDEFEERRA; encoded by the coding sequence ATGGACTGGTTTCCACTTTATAACTCGCTGCGCATTGCGGGCATCTCCACGGTAATTACATTTTTTTCGGGCATTTGCGCCGCCTATTACATCTCTCGCGCGCCTCGCTTTGCGAAGGGCGTGCTTGACTGTGTTCTCACTTTGCCTCTGGTGCTGCCGCCGACCGTCGTCGGCTTTTTTCTTTTGATGATGCTGGGGCCACTCGGCCCCGTCGGTTCGTTCATGCTTGAGGCCTTTAACGTCAGGCTCACTATGACCTGGTATTCCGCGATATTCGCGACGGCCATCGTCAGCTTTCCTTTGATGTACCGCACCGTCAGAGGCGCCTTTGACGGTTTTGACAAGACTCTCATATACAGCGCCCGCACGCTGGGGCTATCCGACACCTTCATCTTCTGGCGCGTGCTGCTTCCGAACTGCCGCGACGGCATAATTGCGGCTACGGTGCTCGCTTTCGCGCGCGCCCTTGGCGAATACGGCGCCACTACGATGATAACGGGCTACATCCCCGGGCGCACGGCTACTATCTCGACCACCGTCTATCAGCTGTGGCGCGAAGGCAACGACGCGCTCGCCTACAAATGGGTGGCGGTCAACCTCGTCATTTCGTTCATCGTGCTAGTCGCGGTCAACATGCTGGAGACGAGCTTCCGGCAGCCTAAGGGCCGGGCCGCCGGGCAGTCGCTTACGGACGAGTTTGAAGAAAGGCGCGCGTAA
- the modA gene encoding molybdate ABC transporter substrate-binding protein, producing MKKLSLTLCAVVCAVAVFAAQAAYAAELSVFAAASMTESMNQIAEMYKKVDPNVKLVFNFDSSGTLKTQIEQGAECDIFISAGQKQMNQINDKFVLPGSRFNIVANRVVLIVPKGKNPTKINSFADVVTDKVKLIALGNSDVPVGQYSVEIFKNMGLWDKLTAENKITYASNVKEVLAQTAAAAVSCGVVYSTDAATSKAVQVVADAPKDTHKPIVYPAAILNDAKDKAAAEAFVKYLKSAPCSKVFKKIGFAIPEK from the coding sequence ATGAAGAAGTTGTCTTTAACATTATGCGCGGTCGTCTGCGCGGTTGCGGTATTTGCGGCGCAGGCTGCGTACGCCGCGGAGCTTTCCGTCTTTGCCGCGGCCTCTATGACTGAGTCGATGAATCAGATAGCGGAGATGTACAAGAAGGTCGACCCGAACGTAAAGCTCGTCTTTAATTTCGATTCAAGCGGAACGCTGAAGACGCAGATAGAACAGGGCGCCGAGTGCGACATCTTCATATCGGCGGGGCAGAAGCAGATGAACCAGATAAACGATAAATTCGTGCTGCCCGGCTCACGCTTCAACATCGTAGCGAACAGAGTCGTCCTGATAGTGCCGAAGGGCAAGAATCCGACGAAGATAAACAGCTTCGCGGACGTCGTCACCGATAAGGTGAAGCTCATAGCCCTTGGCAACTCCGACGTTCCCGTGGGCCAGTATTCCGTTGAGATATTTAAGAACATGGGACTGTGGGACAAGCTGACCGCCGAAAATAAAATAACCTACGCCAGCAACGTCAAGGAAGTCCTCGCGCAGACTGCGGCGGCCGCCGTCTCCTGCGGCGTCGTCTACAGCACGGACGCGGCTACATCCAAGGCCGTTCAGGTGGTGGCCGACGCGCCGAAGGATACGCATAAGCCGATAGTTTACCCGGCTGCGATATTGAATGACGCAAAAGACAAGGCGGCCGCAGAGGCCTTCGTGAAATATTTGAAGAGCGCGCCCTGCTCCAAAGTTTTCAAGAAAATCGGGTTTGCCATCCCCGAGAAATAA